TTACTTCCCTGAAAACGCAGGTCAGGACGGGCATTCGGATGATCCGGGTTCGGGTTCCGCCGACCAGCACGCCGCTGCGTCTTCTGATGGTTATCCCACGTCGGAATGGCGAAAAACTGCCGTCCATCGACCTCGTAGAACGTCACGTCGTAGGCGTAATGAACTTCAGAGAGAAGACTCTGAAGTTCAGAGACAGTGATCTGATCTTCATCACAGAACGCGAAACCGAGCAGACCGTACAGATTCGTCTCGCCGATCCCGAAATCGTCAGCCCAGCACCACATCGCCTCGAACAGGATCCGGGCAGGGAACGATGCTTTCGCTGTCGACGGCGATCGGAAGAACTCTGGCTTCACCGTGCGGATGCGTGGCACTACGCCACCTCCTTCCTGACGTTCTCGATTGGGTAGCGCCGGCCTGTCATGACGCACACGTTGTTGATGCCGTCGCGATGCCGAAACACCCGACCCGACTCCTCACCCACCGGAGCCAACCGCTTGCACACCGGGCACGAGACCATCAAAACGGCACCCCCTGCCACGTGATGCCGCCAAAGTCGTCCAACAGCACCAATTCCCCGCGGCGCCACACCCCGACATGCGACACCGGGTCCGTGTTGTGCTGGGAAATCAGCAAACCTCTGGCACGAGCGACCGCCCGCAACGATTCGATGGCGATGTGGCACGGTGCGCAGATGTACAGAAGGTTCGCCGGCGAATTCGTGTCCTGTTTGCGGCTGCCGCCCATGCCCCGGGCCCGCCGGTGATGCATCTGCTCGGTACGGCCGTTGCAGTCCTCAACGAACATGGCTTCGCACACCCCGCCGGCGCGGGCGGACACAAGATCCGCCTGCGCCGACGAGGGACCCGTCTTACGACTCGCCACGACCAGCCACCTGATACATGCCGCGAACCGAAGCACCCACCGACTGCAACGCCCTCAACTCAGCCTCAAGCGCTTTCGCGGTGCGATCCGCATACTTGTACGCGGCATCCGCGAGATCCCGGTTCGCACGCTCATCAGCCGTCGCCAACTCAGCGATGTACTTCCGCTCATGCGCAGCCCCATCCGCTTCGATGTAGGCACGGGCGAACGCCTGGTCGTATGCGCGGTCGGCGTCGAGGAACTCGGAGTACCGGTTCGAGCACACCGTCACGCCTTTGGCGATACGGTTCGCGCAGTCGCGGATGGCTTCTTCGATCGCTACCGGGTTCATGACTGGCTCCGGTAGTGGTCGATGAGCTTCTGGATCGCCGCCACATTCGACGTGCCCCGCAGAGTGTCACCAGGGTTCTGCTCGACGAACATCTCGGCAGCCTCAGCAGGGGCAATCTGCTTGAACCGAAGAGTCTCCAGCAGGGTGGCGCGAGCCTTGTCCGCCGGCGACTCCGGCTTCGACGTGACCTCACGTTCCGCCTGGCGGTTCCGCACCTCCTCAGCCGACGCGATGCCCTTTTTCGTGTCAGCAGCCAAGGCCGCGACGATTGCACGACCCCACGCTGAAGTCTCGGCGTTCTGCAGTTCGGAACCGCGGGTGTACGGCGTCTTGCCGGGGAACAGTTCGTACGCCATGCCGATGCCCGGACGGGTGTCCTCAGCGTTGCGGTACGCGGCTGCCACCACGACGATGTACGTCTGGCCGCCGATCTCCTCAATGCTGTACGGCTTCTCGATCACAGCGGGCTGCAGCGACCCGTCGGGGTACTTCTCTCGGAACTCCACTATGCGGGTAGCGACGTCGATGTAATCGGTGGCGAACTTCTGGCTCATGGTCGCTCCTTGATCTCGAGGAGGGACGTGAACGAGAACTCGCCACGCTGAGCCATGCCGCGCACCAGCTCGACGACGTTCTTCGCCGGCACGAACCGCGGGGTCGCAGGACGAGGCTCCGGTGTGGTCACTTCTACGCCAGGGGGGAGCGTCGGCTCGAACGGTTCCGCGAGAGCAATCGCCGATTCAACGTGCGAAAAAAGTGACCGCAACCCCTGCTCGGTCAGCCGCACCTTGGTCTCGATGACCTCGTCGCCGAACTGATCGACCATCCAGGCGAACAACTCCGCCTCATTGACGACATCGATGCTCGGCTTTTGCTTCGAAGGCTTCGGCACCGACGCATACCCAAGTTCCTGCTCACCGGCGAAGGCGTACACAGTGCCGCGAGACAACTGCTCCTGCAGCGCCGCCTTCCGCTCCTTCTCGGCGTCCGCGAGAATCTTCTTCACCGCGGTGATCGCGGCGAGATCTTTCACGATCTGCTCGACATCACTCATGGAAACCGTCCTCGAAGTCCAGGACCGCCGCGGTTTCACGCGCATCGCGGGGGTCGTAATGATCAGCGGGAAGACACACACGCCCGCACGGGGCCTGACGGATCGCATTGCACGCATTGCACTGCCACAGGTTCATCGCCGCACCTCCGCAACCGCAGCCAACACAGCCTTCGCATACAACTCCGCAGCATCCGGCGACCACGACACCCGCGTCTGCAACACCTCGTCATACGACCACTCGAGGATCACCCGCCCATCCCATGGATCCGTATCCACCGTCCCCACGTTGTGACCATCGTGAAACTTGTTCATGTCCCGCTCCTCGCAGCAGTTCTCGCATCGAATGGGGGCCTTGCAGCAGTGCCGGCCCGGAGTTCTGTCGTCATCGCGTCCACAGCCCGACTCGTGCTGTGGGAAACCTGGGGCAGGGCCAGCGCACGTGCACTCACTCGCACACACATGGCGGCCCGCAAACGTCGTCACGACGCCTCCCGGCGCTTACGGTTGTCCTCGGTCTTCCACGCCACACACGGCTCACAGCGGCACCCGTACTTCAAATACGACTGCCCGCCACCATGACCAGGGGACTCCGGGTGATAAGCCCGACCGTCCTTCAAGATGCGCGACAGATGCTTTCGGGCCTTCAACGCCGCACTGCGCACCTTGTCCGTACGCTCCTCCGACGTCATCGCCGCATACTTCTCGAGGAACGCCTCATACTTCGGTCGGTCCACGCACAGTTCACACTTGCCGTCAGACCCGGCCAGCACCCATCCCGCGTATCCGTTGCGGCGGGCACCAATCAGCTCGCTGCACTCCACACAGGGCACTGGAGTGGGCTTCTCGGTAACGCGGGGCGTCGCGCCACGCTGGGCACGCATTCGATCCCGGATGCATTCACGGCACTCGCGGGTCACACGACCGTTTGGGCGTGTCGCAACCCGCACATTGTCGCCCTCCATCTTGTGGAGGTCCTTCTTGCAGTAGTCACGACGAGGAGCGGTGGGGCGGTGCCGGACGACAGCCTTGGGCCGGTCTTTCGATTCGGAGCGTTCCGTTTTCGGCTTGTCCAGATCGGCGAGCAGACGCAGAGTCGACTCCGACAGCTTCACCGGCTCGACGGGTGCGGGACGGTCGAATCCCATTGCCCGCCGGCACTGGCGGCAATCACCGCAGTCACACAGGATCGCGGTCATCAGAACTCACCTCGCCGCTGCGCTCGCTTGTAGCAGGTTCGACAACGGCTGCGCCCTCCGTGCTCAACCGTTCCGTGAACCCCGAACTTGGAGGACGGGAAGGGGCGCAGGCAGCCAACGCATCGGCCCACGACGGACCGTTCACGTTCGGCGATGATCGCGGCGTCGAGAGCGTCGGAGTCCGATTCGGTCCACTCTGGGGTGGACCAGGTGAAGTCAATGGTAGTCATGGTCGGGTTCCTTGTGGTTCGGTGAAGTCGTCGCCTTCGACGAGTGATGCGTAGGTGCGCATGTGGCAGGCGGTGAGGGCGGCGAGTTCGGCTTCTTGCAGCCAGGCCATGCGGTGGGTGGAGTCTTCGACGGCCTTGATCGCGAGGGTGTCGGCGAGGTTGGCGAGCCGATCGGCGGATTCGCGGGCGGCGCCGGCATCCAACTGCGGCGGGGTCACGAGTCACCGTCCAGGATCTCGTCGAGGCGCCGGATGAACTCCTCGATCGCGTCGGCCCCGCCCCAGCACTTCCCTTCTTCCGAGAGCTCGCGCACGCGGTCGAGCGCGGCCTCAGCCTTCGTGGCGCGGGCTTGCCAAAGTCCCGCGTGCGTGTCGTTGATATCGGCAACTGACTCGAGGAACTTGGCGTGGTCGTCAGCCTGGTCGAGTGCGTCGAGGAGCGCCGGGAGGGCGTTCACCGCGGCCGCAATCAGCTCGGCGTCGTGCCAGGCCGGAAGGATTCGTGTGAAGGCCACTGCCTCCAGGGTCGATTGGGCATCGTGCGGGATGACGCAGTTCCCGGTCGGCCCGCTGTATTCGGCAATCCACGGACGATCAGTGGCCTTGGCGAGAAGCTTCCGCAGTTCTGCGCGGCCTTCGGGTGTCATCGGATCGGTCACGGCTGCACCCCCATCAGGGCCATGTATTCGAGGCCGACGATCATGGCCGTGAGTGCGGTGGCCCAGACGTAGCCGATGTAGGTGTCCCACTGGGACGGCGGTGTCGGCTCATCCTGTTCGTCGTCGCACAGCCATTCGCACGGCACATCGCGGCGAACCTGTTGGTAGATCGGGAGGGTCATGGTGTGGTCCTTCGAGTGATGACCGGTGGCCCCGCATCCCCGTACGGGGCCACCGGTAGTCAGAGAGAAAGCAAGGTCAGGCATCGGCCATGCCATTGGTTCGGGGTAGATCCGATGGCATGGGTTTGTAGGCACGCTCGATTTCTGCGGCGACCAGAAACCAGCGGATGGCGCGGAGTAGGGCGCGGTATTCAGAGGTCCACATCAGCGGCCTCCGCTCGGTTCGCGGCAGCGAGGTAGTCAGCGGCTTCTTGACGCAGCCAGGAGGGCGAAATCCGGTGCCCTCCCGGGAGGAACACCTCGTTGCCGCCGGGGCCTGACGTGTCGATGCGCAGGTCGGCTACGTAGGTGTAGATCTGGCCGTCGTCGTCAGGCTCGCTCAGGGCGGGTAGTTCGACGACGGCGTAGCGGGCGAGGATCGCGTCGATGATCCGGTCGGGGAACGACCTCTCGTCAACGTCAGCATCTGCCTGCACAATAAGGTCAACGAGGTCGTCTCGGATGCTCATGCGGTCACCGCCAGCAGGATCGACGTGACCGCCACCGCCACCATCCACACCAGCAGCGACACGGGCAACGCGAACACGCTGCCGCGGATCGCATTCCGATCCGGCCGGGCCGTCATGCCGACACCAGGATCGCGTCGCCGAGCAACACATCGGTAGCACCATCGACGTACACGACGCGCCACACACCACCGGACTCGTCTTCCGCCTTCTTGCACACGGACAGGATCTCCGCGCCATGCTTCGAATAGTTCGGGCTGTTCACAGTGAGCTTCATGGGATTCCCCTTCACGGGACGAAGTTGACGAGGACAGCGCCGGCAGACATTGCGGCCAGCAACAGGGACACACGGGCACGGCTCATGCCGCGAACTCCTCACGCTCAGCAATGAACCGCTCCAGCTCAGCGCGGGTCACCTTCCGGCCTTTACCGATGCGCACGAACTTGAGGTGTCCTGCACCCCACAGTTCACGGATGGTGGTGTCCGAGACTCCGAGGAGTTCGGCCGCTTCGAGAGCGTTGAGGAGCAACTTCGGACCCAACTGCCCGCTCATGACTGTGCCTCCGCTCGGTTCGCGGCGGCGAGGAAGGCTGCCGCTACGGCGCGTGCTGCCTTTGGGCTTCGTACGACACTGGCCATCCCGCGTATGAAGTGCTCGACCTCGCCATCGATGGCGTAGACCGAACCTCGCAGCCACGTGCCATCACCGTCTGGCTCGGGGAGTTCGACGACGGCGTAGCGGGCGAGGATTGTGTCGGCTGCGTGCCCGCCTCTGCTCAGCAATTGCTTCTGCCGGTTCGGCGACAGCTCGTCGAATGCTCCGAGTCCGCTCGGGTTCGTTTCCGCCAGCGCCACCGCGATGACTTTGGCGAGTTCGTCTCGGATGCTCATGCCGCACCGCCGTAGTACTTCGCCCACACTCGATCGAACAGGTCGCGGTCGGCCTCGGTGTAGGCGTTCACCGGACGGATCTGCCCCGACTTCGTTTCGAGCGGGTACTGCTTCGGATCCTCGCCGTGCTCCAGCTGGTACATCGCCTTGAGTCGCTTACCGAACACGGGCGAGACGGACTTGACCTCGTCGCGCGTCAGGCCCTTCTCCTCGAGGTAGGTCTGCGCGTAGAGCGGCGTCGTCGCGGGGTCGAGCTCCGGCGCCTCGCCGAGCGCGCGGGCCAGGACGAGCCGTGCCTTCGCTTCGAGGTGGCGCGGGTCGATGAGCCCTTGTGCGAGCTGCATGAGTTCCATCTGCCGCTTGGACACGTCCAGTGCGGTAGCGAGCTTGGACTCCACGACCTCGGCCTGCCGGGTGCGGATCGCGAAGTAGGACTGCGCGGAGGCAATGGCAGGCTTGCGGGGGTCACCGTTCATCACGACGAGGTAGGCGGCGAAGCGGGAGAGTTCGTAGTCCTCGCGGGAGTTCTTCCCCAG
This window of the Rhodococcus pyridinivorans genome carries:
- a CDS encoding helix-turn-helix domain-containing protein, with the translated sequence MSGQLGPKLLLNALEAAELLGVSDTTIRELWGAGHLKFVRIGKGRKVTRAELERFIAEREEFAA
- a CDS encoding HNH endonuclease, with protein sequence MASRKTGPSSAQADLVSARAGGVCEAMFVEDCNGRTEQMHHRRARGMGGSRKQDTNSPANLLYICAPCHIAIESLRAVARARGLLISQHNTDPVSHVGVWRRGELVLLDDFGGITWQGVPF
- a CDS encoding BRO family protein, whose amino-acid sequence is MNAIDIPGQSPFDAIRQVRSDGSEFWSARDLCKAVEYETWRNFAAAIDRAILAAKNSGASSTEEFVQVTQLVDAGNLGKNSREDYELSRFAAYLVVMNGDPRKPAIASAQSYFAIRTRQAEVVESKLATALDVSKRQMELMQLAQGLIDPRHLEAKARLVLARALGEAPELDPATTPLYAQTYLEEKGLTRDEVKSVSPVFGKRLKAMYQLEHGEDPKQYPLETKSGQIRPVNAYTEADRDLFDRVWAKYYGGAA